From Cytobacillus sp. IB215665, the proteins below share one genomic window:
- a CDS encoding TetR/AcrR family transcriptional regulator, whose product MQDKEWLEELLEMGSRDEKLSPKQKKILEAAVEIFSEKGFAASSTSEIAKRAGVAEGTIFRHYKTKHDLLISIVVPTWTKIITPLLAKSFVKEVFNKNQYKQAEDFLRALLTNRLEFAKKHLPMLKILLQEIPFQEELKEQFTSIFTEHIYVQLQKIIEQFQKQGDIIDLPSKTVIRMILTTGIGFILTRLLILPEAEWDDEQEIEHTIQFMLYGLSGKEDN is encoded by the coding sequence GGATAAAGAGTGGCTTGAAGAGCTTCTAGAAATGGGTAGTCGTGACGAAAAACTTAGCCCTAAGCAAAAGAAAATCCTTGAGGCTGCTGTTGAAATATTTTCCGAAAAGGGATTTGCAGCATCATCTACTAGTGAAATAGCTAAAAGGGCTGGGGTAGCAGAGGGTACAATTTTTCGACATTACAAAACGAAGCATGACCTGTTAATTTCAATCGTAGTTCCAACTTGGACAAAAATTATTACACCATTGCTCGCAAAATCATTCGTGAAAGAAGTGTTTAATAAAAATCAATACAAGCAAGCTGAGGATTTTCTTCGAGCGTTATTAACTAACCGCTTAGAATTCGCTAAGAAGCATTTACCGATGCTGAAAATTCTGTTGCAAGAGATCCCTTTTCAGGAGGAGCTGAAAGAGCAATTTACGAGTATATTTACTGAACATATTTATGTTCAGTTGCAAAAGATAATTGAACAGTTCCAAAAGCAAGGCGATATTATTGATCTCCCCTCAAAAACGGTCATTCGTATGATTTTGACTACTGGTATTGGATTTATACTAACAAGGTTATTGATTTTACCTGAGGCTGAATGGGATGATGAACAAGAGATTGAGCATACTATTCAATTTATGCTTTATGGTTTATCTGGGAAAGAAGACAATTAA